CACCGACGACCTCGGCAACGTCGCCGCGATGTCCTGCCAGCACGCCCTCAGCCTGGGCCGCGTCGCCGGCCACAACGCCGCGGCGGAACTGGTCGGCCTGCCCATCCACCCCTACAGCCAGCCCAAATACGTGACCTGCCTCGACCTCGGCCCGTGGGGCGCTCTCTTCACCGAAGGCTGGGATCGTCAGGTCCGGCTGACCCGCGAAGAAGGCAAGGCGGTGAAGCGCGAGATCAACACCAAGTGGATCTACCCGCCCCAGCCGGACCGCGAGGCGGTCTTCGCCGTCGCCAACCCCGACTATGTGATCGTCCCCTGACGGCGGGCGGTGGAGCCGCGCGCCATCGCGGGAGCGTGGCTCCGCACCATCGTGAACCCCCGGTGGAAAGGGTACGGAGCCGCCCCCGGCGGTCGCTGCACCCTCCGCCTCCCCACAGCTTTCCGAAGAAGGCTGTTCGGCGCGGCGGAACCCCGCCGCCCTCCCCTGAATGCGCGGATTGCCCCCGGTTGAATGGCCGGAGCGGCAAAAGCCACGCACTCCCAACGATCACCACTTACCGAATATCCACAACATCAACAAAAAATTGCAATCTTTCCACATCATTTAAAATATATACATTCGCGAATACTTTCACCACCGCGGCGGTACGGCGCAACACGAACAATAATTAATTATTTTTTATCCAAACTCCCCATAGCCTCAGAATATCTTTCCCTTCTTACGCAACAAGGGTAATCGAGATGCCTTTTAAAGCTTTTCTAAAGTCAAGAAACACTGAAGCATCCGAGATCACCGGCGCATTAGACAAATCTAATGGCATGATTACCTTTGACACATTTGGCAACATATTGTCGGCAAATGATCAATTTCTCCGATGTATGGGATACAGCTTTGAGGAGATCAAAGGAAAGCATCACCGGATATTCGTCGACCCGAATCTCCACGACAGTCTGGATTACAAGGATTTCTGGGAACGGCTGCGCCGGGGCGAGTTCCAGTCCTCCCTGTACAAGCGCATCGGCAAGGGCGGGCGTGAAGTCTGGATCGAGGCGTCCTACAACCCGATCAAGAACCGCCAGGGCGTCACCCACAAGGTGGTCAAGGTCTGCACCGACGTCACCGAGCGCCATCGGGAACACATCGATCTGCGCGGCAAGGCGGATGCCATCTCGAAGTCGCAGGCGGTGATCGAATTCACCCCCGACGGCACGGTCATCACCGCCAACGAGAATTTCCTGTCCCTGCTCGGCTACACGCTGCCGGAAATCGCGGGGCGCCACCACAGCACCTTCGTCGATCCGGCCGAGCATGGCGGCCCAGACTACCGCGCCTTCTGGGAGAGCCTGCGGCAGGGCCGATTCCAGGCCGCCCAGTACAAGCGGATCGGCAAGGGCGGACGGGTGGTGTGGATTCAGGCCTCCTACAACCCGGTGTTCGACAGCAGCAACCGGCTGTCCAAGATCGTCAAGTTCGCCACCGACATCACCCGTCAGGTCGAACTTCTGGACCAGCTGAAGGCGCTGATCGACAACAACTTCACCGAGATCGACACCGCGCTCTCCGCCGCCGGCCGGCAGGCCGAGGACGCCGCCCAGCGGTCGGGCGCGACCCAGGGCACGGTCCAGACGGTCGCCGCCAGCGCCGAGGAACTGGCCGCGTCGGCCCGGGAGATCGCCGACAGCATGATCCGCTCCCGTCAGGCGGCGAGCACCGCGATGGACGAGACGGGGAACGCCGACCGGGCGGCGGCGCGGCTGACGGAGGTCGCCAAGGCGATGGGCGGCATCGTCGACCTGATCAGCTCCATCGCCAGCCAGATCAACCTGCTGGCGCTCAACGCCACCATCGAGGCGGCGCGGGCCGGCGAGGCCGGGCGCGGCTTCGCGGTCGTCGCCAACGAGGTCAAGAATCTCGCCAACCAGTCGGCCAACGCGACCGCACAGATCTCCAAGGAGATCGAAGGCATGCAGGCCGTCTCGTCCGACGTCGTCGCGGCGCTGGGCAACATCCGCCAGGCCACCAGCAACCTGATGGAGTTCGTCACCGTCTCCGCCGGTGCGGTGGAGGAGCAGAGCGCGGTGACCGGCGACATGTCCACCAACATGCAGAACGCCTCGGCCTCGGTCAGCGCCGTCGACCACAACATCGGCGCCATCAATTCCGCGATCACCCAGATCGCGGCGGCGGTCTCGGAAACCAAGGAAGCCGCCAAGGTCCTGGCCCGTTGAGGGCGCGCGCCGGACGCCGCCCCACCATCGCCCCAGGCTGTGCGATACCCGACAAAGTCCGCCATTGTCGGGTATCGCACACGGGGTCCTTCACCTCAACTTGTTGAATGTAAACAATTCATTGTCTGGCACACCTCCTGCATATGACCGACGCACAGGCGACTGACCCACAGGCGCCGATGTCGGCCAATGGCGGGAGAAGGTCATGCTCCAGGAAAAGCTCCAGGACGTCTTCAACGAGCCGGGTTGCTCCACCAACCAAGCCAAGTCGGAGAAGGAGCGGAAGAAGGGGTGCTCCAAGGCCCTGAAGCCGGGGGCGGCCGCCGGGGGCTGTGCCTATGACGGCGCGATGATCGCGCTCCAGCCGATCGCCGACGCCGCCCACCTCGTGCACGGGCCGATCGCCTGCCTCGGCAACTCCTGGGACAACCGCGGCACCAAGTCGTCGGGCTCGCAGCTCTACCGCACCGGCTTCACCACGGACATGTCGGAACTCGACATCATCCACGGCGGCGAGAAGAAGCTCTACAAGGCGATCAAGGAGGTCGTGCAGCAGTACGATCCGCCGGCGGTCTTCGTCTACCAGACCTGTGTCCCCGCCATGATCGGCGACGACATCGAGGCCGTCTGCAAATTCGCCGCGAAGAAGCTGGGCAAGCCGGTGATCCCGGTGATGGCGCCGGGCTTCGTCGGATCGAAGAACCTCGGCAACAAGCTGGCCGGCGAGACGCTGCTCGACCACGTCATCGGCACCGTGGAGCCGGAGGTCACGACCCCGACCGACATCTGCATCGTCGGCGAATACAATCTGGCCGGCGAGCTGTGGCTGGTGAAGCCTCTGCTCGACGAGATCGGCATCCGCATCCTGTCCTGCATCTCCGGCGACGGGCGCTACAACGAGGTCGCCCAGGCCCACCGGGCGCGGCTGACCATGGTGGTCTGCTCGCAGGCGCTGGTGAATGTCGGGCGCAAGATGCAGGAGCGCTGGGGTATCCCCTATTTCGAAGGCTCCTTCTACGGCGTCTCGGACATGTCGGACACGCTGCGCACGATGGCGCGCATGCTGGTGGAGCGCGGCGCCGACAAGGCCATCATCGACCGCACCGAGGGCGTCATCGCCCGCGAGGAAAGCCGCGTCTGGCGGCGCCTGGAGCCATACAAACCGCGCTTCGACGGCAAGCGCGTCCTGCTGTTCACCGGTGGCGTGAAGAGCTGGTCGATGGTCACCGCGCTGGAAGGCGCCGGGCTGACCATCGTCGGCACCTCCACCAAGAAGTCCACCAAGGAGGACAAGGAGCGCATCAAGAAGATGAAGGGCGAGGAGTTCCACCAGTGGGACGACCTGAAGCCCCGCGACATCTACAAGATGCTGCGCGACAGCGAGGCCGACATCATGATGTCCGGCGGCCGGTCGCAGTTCATCGCGCTGAAGGCCAAGGTGCCGTGGCTCGACCTGAACCAGGAGCGCCACACCCCCTACGCGGGCTATGACGGCATCGTCAACCTGTGTGAGGAAATCGACAAGACGCTGTCCAACCCGATCTGGCGGCAGGTGCGTCTGGCCGCCCCCTGGGACTCCAAGCCGGACTCCAAGCCGGACGTTAAGCCGGTGGGAGCGTAACCGCCATGGGCAACATCCAGCGCTTCCCCCACTCCGCCAAGGCGGCCTCCACCAACCCGCTGAAGATGAGCCAGCCGCTGGGCGCGGCGCTCGCCTTCCTCGGCGTGGACCGCTGCATGCCGCTGTTCCACGGCAGCCAGGGCTGCACCGCCTTCGGGCTGGTCCTGCTGGTCCGCCATTTCCGCGAGGCCATCCCGCTCCAGACCACGGCGATGGATCAGGTCTCGACCATCCTCGGCGGCTACGAGAATCTCGAACAGGCCGTCCGCACCATCCACGAGCGCAACGCGCCCGCCCTGATCGGCGTCGCCACCACCGGCGTGACCGAGACCAAGGGCGAGGACATGGCCGGGCAATATTCGCTGTTCCGCCAGCGCAACCCCGCCCTCTCCGGCCTGAAGCTGGTCTTCGCCAACACCCCGGACTTCTCCGGCGGGTTCGAGGACGGCTTCTCCGCCGCGGTGACCGGCATCGTCGAGGAGGTGGTCCAGCCGTCGGAAACGACCGTGAAGGGCCAGATCAACGTGCTGGCCGGCTGCCACCTGTCGCCGGGCGACGTGGAGGAACTGCGCGACATCATCGAGAGCTTCGGCCTGTCGCCGATCTTCCTGCCGGACCTGTCGCTGTCCATGTCGGGCCGCCAGCCGGACGACTTCACGGCGACCTCGCTGGGCGGCGTGACGGTGGAGCAGATCGCCGCCATGGGCGCGTCGGAGGCCACGCTGGTGATCGGCGAGCATATGCGCGTCGCCGCCGCGGCGCTGGAGTTGAAGACCGACGTGCGCAGCCTTTTCTTCGACCGGCTGACCGGGCTGGAGGCGTCGGACCGCCTCGTCCGCACCCTGTCGGAGCTGTCGGGCCGCCCGGTTCCGGCGAAGCTGCGCCACCAGCGCGAGACGCTGGTCGACGGCATGCTCGACGGGCATTTCTTCTACAGCCGCAAGCGGATCGCCGTCGCGCTGGAGCCGGACCTGCTCTACGCCGTCACCAGCTTCCTGGCGGACATGGGGGCGGAGGTGATCGCCGCCGTCTCCCCCACCCAGACCGCCGTCCTGGAGAAGCTGAAGGCCGCGACCGTCATGGTCGGCGACCATTCCGACGTGGAGACGCTGGCCCGCGACGCCGACCTGATCGTCTCGAACTCGCACGGGCGGCAGGGGGCGGCGCGCATCGGCGTGCCGCTGCACCGCATGGGGCTTCCCATGTTCGACCGGCTGGGCGCCGGGCTGAAGGTCCAGGTCGGCTACCGCGGCACCCGCGAGCTTCTCTTCGAAATCGGCAACCTGTTCCTGTCCCGCGAGATGGACCACGACAGCCATGGCCACGCTCATGGCCACGCTCATGGGGACGGGCACGAACACGGCCAGCACTGCGGGAGCGGATCATGCGGATGCAGCGCCGGCTGAGTGTGGTGGGCCAGGCCGAGGAGGGCCGGCCCCGCAAAGGAGGTTCCATGAAGGTCGCTTTCTGCACCCAGGACATGCAGCACGTCGACGCGCATTTCGGGTGGGCCAAGAACATCGTGGTCTACGAGGTGGACAAGGCCGGCTACACGATGGTCGAGACCTGCCAGTTCGGCGGCTCGATGTTCGAGGACGGCAACGAGGACAAGCTGATCCCGAAACTCGACGCGCTGGCCGACTGCGCCATCGTCTATTTGTCGGCCATCGGCGCCTCCGCCGCCGCCCGCGTGGTGGCGAAGAAGATCCACCCCGTGAAGGTGGAGGCCACGGACAGCATCACCGCCCTGCTCGACCGTCTGGTCGAAACCATCAACGGCAACCCGCCGCCCTGGCTGCGCAAGGCCCTGAACGCCGGCCAGCCCCAGGAGCTGGCCTTCGACGAGGAGGATTGAGAGCATGACCGACACCGCCGTGGCCGCCGGGAGCGATCTCGCCGAGGCCTTTCTGAAGACCCTGGTCATGCTGTTCCGCGCCGAGGACAGCTACGGCGCCTGGGAAGGCAAGAGCGACGAGACGATCCTCGCCCCCTTCATCCTCGACAAGGAGGCCCGCGCCGCCATCCCGATCATGGGCGACCCGGACCCCGACACGCTGTGGCGGCTGGAGCTGTTCTACAAGGCCGTCGGCATCACGGTCGAGAAGCAGACCGGCCACATCGCCTCCCCCATCATGAAGATGAGCCACGAGGGCTTCGGCCGCATGGTGCTGACCACGGGCCGGCTGGTCGTCGTGTCGAAGCACCTGCGCGACGTCCACCGCTTCGGCTTCCCGTCGCTGGAGAAGCTGGCCGCCGACGGCGCCAAGATCGTGGACGAGGCCGTCGCGCTGATCCGCAAGTATCCCGACGTCGCCGATCTGTGAGGGTTCCGCCATGTCCGACATCGACGCCCTGAAGGACGAGGTCAAGAAGCTCAACGCCCGCGCGACCCAGAAGAAGATGGACCTGCACGACCTGTCGGAGGAACTGCCGCAGAACTGGCAGTCCATCCTCCAGGTCGCCCAGGAGACCTACGACGCCTACAAGACCCTGACCGAGAAGCGCGCCGAGCTGAAGGCCCTGGAAAAGGCGTCCGCCTGACGGACCGGTTCGGAAACCGCGCCCCCACCCCAACCCTCCCCCGCTGACGCAGGGGAGGGAACTTTTCTCCCTCCCCCGCCCGGCGGGGGAGGGCCGGGGTGGGGGCAGCCGCAGCGTCCAGGTCCCAACAAACACCCCCACACCAAGCCCGATTGAGGAGCAGACGATGGCTGAGTTCGTGACCGGCACCACCCGCGGCGGCGCCGCCTGGACGCCGAAATTCGTGGAAAGCATCGACCAGAAGATGTGCATCGGCTGCGGCCGCTGCTTCAAGGTCTGCGGCCGCGACGTGCTGGAGCTGATCGGCATCACCGAGGACGGCGACATCGTCGACGCCTTCGACGACGAGGCCGAGAAGAAGGTCATGAGCGTCAAGAACGCCGGCAACTGCATCGGCTGCGAAAGCTGCGGCAAGGTCTGCTCCAAGAGCTGCATCACCCACTTGCCCCAGGCGGCCTGAAGGCCGCCCGCCTTGTCTCAAGCGGCCTGAGGGCCGCCCACCTTGCCTGAGGCGGCCTGACGGGCCGCCCGCCCCCGGAGGACGGACGCCATGGGCATCCTGCACACCGCCCCGCCGGGGGCGGGTGACACCATGCAGCTCTACCGCTGGCTGACCGACCGTCAGGGACGCTGCAACGTTTTCGACGCGCATCTGTTCGCCTGCATCCTGGCCCGCCGCTGGCCGGCGGGTCCGGGAGCGCTGGGCCTGGACGACCGGGCGCTGAGCCAGCTTCTCGACCGCTACTTTCCCGGCGCCTTCGCGGCCGGCATGCCGGTTCCCGACTGCTCTCCCACCGCCCTGCCCCCGCTGCTTCGCGGCGAGGCGGACGACATCGCCGCTCTCCTGCTCGCCCACCGCTCGCTGGGCATCGAGGAGGAGGAATGGCTCGCCGCGATCGTCGCGCGGGCGATGCTGGACGGCGGCGAGCTGTGGCGGGACCTGGGGCTGGCCGGCCCGAGCCATCTCGCGGCGCTGATGGAGCGCCATTTCGAATCGCTGGCGCTTCTCAACGCCACCGGCACGCGGTGGAAGGTCTTCCTCTTCCGCTTCCTCTGCGCGCGGGATGGGCTGATCCCCTGCGGCGCCCCGGTCTGCCGCGATTGCGGCGCCGAAGCGGTCTGTTTCGGAGCCGCCGAATAGAAACTTGCCGTTCACAGCCGTCCCCGACGCGTCGTCCAGTCAACAGCCATGATCCGAGCCGGATATGGTGAATCCACGGAGCGGACGACCATGCGGAAAAGCGAAAACCGGAACATCGCCGGCTACAACAACATTCTGTGGCGGTTGCCGTACTATGCCCTGAACAAGCAAGGCGGCTGGGAGGAGTTCACCGAAGAGAGCTTTATCCGATTAACGAACCTGCAATTCTGCTGGTACATCCCCGAAAAATACAACCAGAATGACTACCGAACCCTGACCATCGATGCCGCGGTTTCTCCGCAATTGTTGCTGATGGATGAGTTCGATTTCGAAGAAAAGAAGACCTACAAATATGTGGCGGGAGCCGCCTTCAAAACAAAGATCGGCTATTGGGTTCTTCAGCAAATCGGCCGGAACAATTGCGGAAGCACCTGCGCCGCGATGTTGGGTCTCGACAATAATTTCTGGAACGCAGACCGCTACATAAGCACGCAGGACCTTCCATCGCTCCAGAGCGACACCGAATTGGTGATGGAAGCGAACGAGTATTTCGAGGGAAGTCCCTGGCAGCTGGTGATCGACGCGAACGGTTGCTCCGACAGCAAGGACGAGCCGCGGGTCGAGGCCTGGATCACATCCGGCGCCAGCAAGAAGGAGTCCTACATCTACACGGTCGGCGGCCACTACATCATCGTGGACACGGTCTACTCCCGGCTGATCGGCAACGCCTTCGAGCCGTGGGCACTGGTCCGCGACCCGACGGCGGGGTGGCAGATCACGGTTCCCCTGTCCTCGATCGTCAAAGCCATCGGCGACCAGACAAAGGCCGTCACCCGGCTGATGATCGCCGGCAGAACGGGCTGACCGTCACGGGACGACATTCCTCCAGGCGCGTTGGCCGGCGTCATCCCGCATGGGCGCCTCCATGGGCGCCTGACGGAAATTCTTCCCTATTCCTTCTCGATCCCGCGGGCCAGAGCGGCGATGACGCCGTAGCCGACCTGATCCTGCGGGTCGATCTCGGCCAGCTTGGCGAGGATGTCCGTCGCATCCTCAACGCGCCCGCTGCGCAGGCTGATGAAGGCCAGCGCCTTCAGCGTGAAAAGGGTGAAGCGCGGCGGCCCTTCCGTCGTCCAATCCGTGCTGTCCGCGCGCAGGCTCCGCCAGTCCCCGGCATAGCCGCCCTCGCGCGCCGCGGCGTCCAGCCCGATCGTCGCCACCCGCTCCGCGTCCGCGAAGCGCTTGCGGTTGAAGTAGAATTTGTAGAGCGCGTAGAAGACCGGCAGAACGCGCGGCCCCATCCGGTGCGCCTCCCACAGCAGGGCCTCGCAGGCCATGGCGTCGGGGCGGGCCTTCACCGCCTCCTGCAGCTTTTCGTCGATGTGCTCGGGCACGTCGCCGAAGGCCATGCGCCCGTTGGACATCCGCAATTCGACCGGCCGCTCCATCACCCGTTCCCTTCCGCTGTTGTGCGACACCGTGCGCCCGACCGACAATTCTGTATGGGCCGCAAGCGGGTTTCGCAAAAGACCATAAAGCAATTGTGCGTCCTTTCGTCGCAGGATGTCGCAAACCCGACACGGCCCCGACCCGACAATTGTCGGGAAGGCGTCAGCACCGCGATCTGACAATCCTTAAAATTCAATGCCTTATCAATTGGCACACCGCTTGCTGTTCCACTGATCAAGATCGGTCGGCATGCCCGACGGAGCATTTGGAGGCGGCAGACATGGTGACCCTGACGGATGCGGCGGTGAACACCCTGGAGCGCGTGCTGGCGAAGTCCGGCGGCGCCGCGGCCGGCCTGCGCATCGCGGTGGCCGACGGCGGCTGCGCCGGCATGAAGTACCAGATGGGGCTGGAGGCCTCGGCGGGCGACGAAGACGCCGTGCTGACCTTCGGCCCGGTGACGATCTTCGTCGATCCGACCAGCCAGCCCTTCCTGACCGGCGTGGTGGTCGATTTCGTCGAAGGGGTCGAGGGCGCGGGCTTCAAGTTCGACAACCCGAACGCGACGGGCAGCTGCGGCTGCGGCAAGTCCTTCTCGGCGGGGCCGGGGGGAAGCTGCTCCTCCGCGCCGTCCGCCGGCGGCTGCGGCACCGCTCACTAACCCCGAACACACTCTCCCAACCCGGCAAAATCGGGCCGGTCACGCGGGAAAGGCAAGGCGTCATGTGGAACTACACCGACAAGGTCAAGGAACACTTCTTCAACCCGAAGAACGCCGGCGCGCTGGATGAAGCGAACGCCGTGGGCGAGGTCGGGTCGATCACCTGCGGCGACGCCCTGAAGCTGATGATGAAGGTCAACCCCGACAGCCAGGTCATCGAGGACGCGAAGTTCCAGACCTTCGGCTGCGGCTCGGCCATCGCGTCCTCGTCGGCGCTGACGGAGATGATCATCGGCAAGACGGTGGACGAGGCGCTGGCCGTCACCAACCGCGACATCGCCGAGTATCTGGGCGGCCTGCCGCCGGAGAAGATGCACTGTTCGGTCATGGGCGCCGAGGCGCTCCGCGCCGCCATCGCCAACTTCAAGGGCGAGGAGTGGGTGGACGACCACGAGGAAGGCGAGCTGGTCTGCAAGTGCTTCGGCATCGACGCGGCGATGATCGAGCGCGCGGTGACCGTCAACAGCCTGACCACGCTGGAGGAGGTCACCCACTACACCAAGGCCGGCGGCTCCTGCCAGACCTGCCACGAGAAGATCGAGGAGGTGCTGGAGGCCGTGCTCGCCAAGACCGGCGCGCTGGCCCCGCCCAAGTCCCACGCGCCCGGCACGGTCGGGCTGGACGCCATCAAGCCGCTGGCCCCGAAGGCCGAGGCCGCCCCGGCGAAGCTCACGAACGTGCAGCGCATGCAGAAGATCATGGTCGCCATCGAGGAGCTGCGCCCGCAGATCCAGCGCGACGGCGGCGACGTGGAGCTGGTCGACATCGACGGCAAGGACATCTACGTCCGCCTGACCGGCGCCTGCTCCGGCTGCTCGCAGTCCGCCGGCACCATGATGGGCGTGCAGGCCAAGCTGGTCGAGGCGCTGGGCGAGTTCGTCCGCGTCAAGCCCGCCTCCCTCCTGCCGGCGGGGGCCTGAGCCATGACCGCACAGGGCATCTACCTGGACAACAACGCTACCACCCGCGTCGATCCGGAGGTGCTGGCGGAGATGCTGCCGCTGTTCACCGAGCAGTTCGGCAACCCCTCCTCCATGCACGGCTTCGGCGCCGCGGTGGGCGGCAAGATCGAATGGGCGCGCAAGCAGGTGCAGGCGCTGCTCGGCGCCGCCCATGACAGCGAGATCGTCTTCACCTCCGGCGGGACGGAGAGCGACAACACCGCCATCCTGTCGGTGCTGGAGGCCTATCCGAAGAAGAAGAGCATCGTCACCAGCGTGGTCGAGCATCCCGCCGTCCTGGCGCTGTGCGACTATCTGGAGAAGAAGCGCGGCTACACCGTCCACCGCATCGGCGTGGACAAGCGGGGCAACCTCGACCTCGACGCCTACAAGGCGGCGCTGGGGCCGGACGTCGCCATCGTCTCGATCATGTGGGCGAACAACGAGACCGGGACGATCTTCCCGATCGAGGAGCTGGCCCAGCTCGCCAAGGCGGCGGGGGCGGTGTTCCACACCGACGCCGTGCAGGCGGTCGGCAAGATCCCGATGACGCTCGCCACCAGCGCGGTGGACATGCTGTCGCTGTCCGGCCACAAGCTGCACGCGCCCAAGGGCATCGGCGCGCTCTACGTCAAGCGCGGCCTGCGCTTCCGCCCGATGCTGCGCGGCGGCCACCAGGAACGCTCGCGCCGCGCCGGCACGGAGAACGCGCCGGGCATCGTCGGGCTGGGGGCGGCGGCGCAGCTCGCGCTGATGCACATGACCGACGAGAACACGCGGGTGAAGGCGCTGCGCGACAAGCTGGAGCAGGCCATCCTGGCCGCCGTTCCGAACTGCTTCGTCACCGGCAACCCGGACAACCGCCTGCCCAACACCTGCAACGTCGCCTTCGAGTACATCGAAGGCGAGGCGATCCTCCTGCTGCTGAACGAGGCCGGCATCGCCGCCTCGTCGGGGTCGGCCTGCACCTCCGGGTCGCTGGAGCCGAGCCACGTGATGCGGGCCATGGGCGTGCCCTACACCGCCGCCCACGGCGCCACCCGCTTCTCCCTGTCGCGCGAGACGACCGAGGAGGAGATCGACCGGGTGATCGCGGTGGTCCCCGACATCATCGCGAAGCTGCGCTCGCTGTCGCCCTACTGGTCGCAGGCGGGCGCGCCGAAGGAGTTCGCACCGGTCTATTCGTAACACCGAGATCGCAGGCCGGGCCGGGCCCGCGCTCCGGCAACCCGCCCGACGACACCCGCCGGGACGCGGTTCCCCGGCCCGGTCTGCGACACACCACCCTGGCACCGTTGCCCCCACCCTACCCCTCCCCCGCTGGGCGGGGGAGGGAATCAAGGCCCTCCCCTGCGAAGCGGGGGAGGGAGGGGACCCACGACGTGGGGAGGGTGGGGGCAATCACCGCGACGCATTCGCAGAGGCTCACGTCATGCCGATGGCCGGTTCCACCATCATCAACGACACGACGCTGCGCGACGGGGAGCAGACGGCGGGGGTCGCCTTCACGCTCGACGAGAAGATCGCCATCGCCCGCGCGCTCGACGGGGCCGGCGTCCCGGAACTTGAGATCGGCATCCCCGCCATGGGGCCGGAGGAGCGCGAGGGCATCCGCGCCGTCGCCGCGCTGGGGCTGAAGGCCCGGCTGATGGTGTGGTGCCGCATGCACGACACCGACCTGAAGGCGGCGCTGGACTGCAACGTCGGCACCGTCAACCTGTCGATGCCCGTCTCCGACATCCACATCACCAAGAAGCTCAAGCGCAGCCGCGCCTGGGCCCTGGCGGAAATCGAACGCAAGGTCAAGACCGCCCGCGACCACGGGCTTGAGGTCAGCCTGGGCGGCGAGGACTCCTCGCGCGCCGACATGGATTTCCTGATCGCGGCGGCGACCGTGGCGCAGGAGGCCGGCGCCCGCCGCTTCCGCTTCGCCGACACGCTGGGCGTGCTCGACCCCTTCCAGACGCGCGCCTGCATCGAGCGGCTGCGCCGGGCCACCGACCTGGAGATCGAGATCCACGCCCACGACGACCTCGGCCTCGCCAACGCCAATTCGCTGGCCGCCGTGCTGGGCGGGGCGACCCACGTCAACACCACCGTCAACGGCCTGGGCGAGCGTGCCGGCAACGCCCCGCTGGAGGAGGTGGTGGTGTCGCTGAAGGTGCTCTACGGCCAGGACTGCGGTGTGGACACCCGCGCGCTGGGGGCGATCTCCGACCTCGTGGAGCGCGCCTCCAACCGGCCGGTGGCGGTCAACAAGTCCATCGTCGGCGACGCCGTCTTCACGCACGAGGCCGGCATCCATGTCGACGGGCTGCTGCGCGACCGCGCGACCTACCAGAATTTCGACCCCGCCGAGGTGGGGCGCGAACACCGCATCGTGCTGGGCAAGCATTCCGGCACGGCGGGGGTGAAGATGGCCTACGGCCAGCTCGGCATCGCCTGCGACGACGCCACCGCCCAGGCGGTTCTGCCGCGGGTCCGGGCGCTCGCCACCCGCGCCAAGCGCGCCCCGACGGCGGAGGAGTTGCGCGCCTTCCACGACGACGCCACGCGCTGGAGCGCCGTCTCCTCGTGATCCGGAGGACCCCATGGCCGCGATCGACGCCCACCCGGACCTCACCATGACGGAGACCAGCCTCTGGCGTCTGCTGCGCGAGGACGTCGCCTGCGTCTTCGACCGCGACCCGGCGGCGCGCAACGTCTTCGACGTGCTGACCTGCTACCCCGGCATCCACGCGCTGGTGGTCCACCGGCTGTCCAACGCCGCGTGGCGGCGGGGGCTGCGCTGGCCGGCGCGCTTCCTGTCCTATCTGGCCCGCGCGCTGACCAACATCGACATCCACCCCGGCGCCACCATCGGCCGCCGCTTCTTCATCGACCACGGGGCCGGCGTCGTCATCGGCGAAACGGCGGAGGTCGGCGACGACGTGACGCTCTACCACGGCGTGACCCTGGGCGGCACCTCCTGGACCAAGGGCAAGCGCCACCCGACGCTCGGCGACGGCG
The window above is part of the Azospirillum sp. TSH58 genome. Proteins encoded here:
- the fdxB gene encoding ferredoxin III, nif-specific; translation: MAEFVTGTTRGGAAWTPKFVESIDQKMCIGCGRCFKVCGRDVLELIGITEDGDIVDAFDDEAEKKVMSVKNAGNCIGCESCGKVCSKSCITHLPQAA
- the nifX gene encoding nitrogen fixation protein NifX, encoding MKVAFCTQDMQHVDAHFGWAKNIVVYEVDKAGYTMVETCQFGGSMFEDGNEDKLIPKLDALADCAIVYLSAIGASAAARVVAKKIHPVKVEATDSITALLDRLVETINGNPPPWLRKALNAGQPQELAFDEED
- a CDS encoding PAS domain-containing methyl-accepting chemotaxis protein, which produces MPFKAFLKSRNTEASEITGALDKSNGMITFDTFGNILSANDQFLRCMGYSFEEIKGKHHRIFVDPNLHDSLDYKDFWERLRRGEFQSSLYKRIGKGGREVWIEASYNPIKNRQGVTHKVVKVCTDVTERHREHIDLRGKADAISKSQAVIEFTPDGTVITANENFLSLLGYTLPEIAGRHHSTFVDPAEHGGPDYRAFWESLRQGRFQAAQYKRIGKGGRVVWIQASYNPVFDSSNRLSKIVKFATDITRQVELLDQLKALIDNNFTEIDTALSAAGRQAEDAAQRSGATQGTVQTVAASAEELAASAREIADSMIRSRQAASTAMDETGNADRAAARLTEVAKAMGGIVDLISSIASQINLLALNATIEAARAGEAGRGFAVVANEVKNLANQSANATAQISKEIEGMQAVSSDVVAALGNIRQATSNLMEFVTVSAGAVEEQSAVTGDMSTNMQNASASVSAVDHNIGAINSAITQIAAAVSETKEAAKVLAR
- a CDS encoding CCE_0567 family metalloprotein, which codes for MSDIDALKDEVKKLNARATQKKMDLHDLSEELPQNWQSILQVAQETYDAYKTLTEKRAELKALEKASA
- a CDS encoding NifX-associated nitrogen fixation protein, which gives rise to MTDTAVAAGSDLAEAFLKTLVMLFRAEDSYGAWEGKSDETILAPFILDKEARAAIPIMGDPDPDTLWRLELFYKAVGITVEKQTGHIASPIMKMSHEGFGRMVLTTGRLVVVSKHLRDVHRFGFPSLEKLAADGAKIVDEAVALIRKYPDVADL
- the nifN gene encoding nitrogenase iron-molybdenum cofactor biosynthesis protein NifN translates to MGNIQRFPHSAKAASTNPLKMSQPLGAALAFLGVDRCMPLFHGSQGCTAFGLVLLVRHFREAIPLQTTAMDQVSTILGGYENLEQAVRTIHERNAPALIGVATTGVTETKGEDMAGQYSLFRQRNPALSGLKLVFANTPDFSGGFEDGFSAAVTGIVEEVVQPSETTVKGQINVLAGCHLSPGDVEELRDIIESFGLSPIFLPDLSLSMSGRQPDDFTATSLGGVTVEQIAAMGASEATLVIGEHMRVAAAALELKTDVRSLFFDRLTGLEASDRLVRTLSELSGRPVPAKLRHQRETLVDGMLDGHFFYSRKRIAVALEPDLLYAVTSFLADMGAEVIAAVSPTQTAVLEKLKAATVMVGDHSDVETLARDADLIVSNSHGRQGAARIGVPLHRMGLPMFDRLGAGLKVQVGYRGTRELLFEIGNLFLSREMDHDSHGHAHGHAHGDGHEHGQHCGSGSCGCSAG
- the nifE gene encoding nitrogenase iron-molybdenum cofactor biosynthesis protein NifE; this encodes MLQEKLQDVFNEPGCSTNQAKSEKERKKGCSKALKPGAAAGGCAYDGAMIALQPIADAAHLVHGPIACLGNSWDNRGTKSSGSQLYRTGFTTDMSELDIIHGGEKKLYKAIKEVVQQYDPPAVFVYQTCVPAMIGDDIEAVCKFAAKKLGKPVIPVMAPGFVGSKNLGNKLAGETLLDHVIGTVEPEVTTPTDICIVGEYNLAGELWLVKPLLDEIGIRILSCISGDGRYNEVAQAHRARLTMVVCSQALVNVGRKMQERWGIPYFEGSFYGVSDMSDTLRTMARMLVERGADKAIIDRTEGVIAREESRVWRRLEPYKPRFDGKRVLLFTGGVKSWSMVTALEGAGLTIVGTSTKKSTKEDKERIKKMKGEEFHQWDDLKPRDIYKMLRDSEADIMMSGGRSQFIALKAKVPWLDLNQERHTPYAGYDGIVNLCEEIDKTLSNPIWRQVRLAAPWDSKPDSKPDVKPVGA